From one Staphylococcus kloosii genomic stretch:
- a CDS encoding acyltransferase family protein, translating into MKTNKTTKNRNRYPKRYMPGLDGLRAIAVIGIIIYHLNKQWLSGGFLGVDTFFVISGYLITSLLLSEYEETGTIKIKQFWLRRIKRLLPALLILIFTVIIATLIFKPSHIVQIKHDAFAALFYMSNWWYIATDVNYFEQFAFMPLKHLWSLAIEEQFYLFFPFILVLLLFKFNSYKKVTLILWIVSLISLTLMILISLMTTGNSRVYFGTDTRLQTILLGVILAFAWPPFKLNAQPPKILQIIIGSVGTSALLILITLFFTVEDDSAWIYNGGFYLISALTLLIIASAVHPSNAFARVLGNEVFVYIGQRSYSLYLWHFPIISFIHSYYVAGQYPLYVFILDLILTVALAEISYRYIEVPFRKHGFRIFSFNHLFKTSLIRTIVALCVCVPTILVFLGAFDKLGKDDIAHKKTTFHSTNNGKKIVKPKRIDNNEVTDKQSKSKKDVKDLSPLLLGDSVMVDIGDTFKDKVPNADIDGKVGRNLYEALPLVNSQYKDKTQKGNQVVLELGTNGDFSKSQLDELITRLGEADIYLINVRVPRPYEQHVNDLLAQAAKEHSNVKLINWYETSEGHTEYFAPDGIHLEQKGVDALTDLIVNALKK; encoded by the coding sequence ATGAAAACAAACAAGACAACTAAAAATCGTAACCGTTATCCTAAACGATATATGCCTGGTTTAGATGGATTAAGAGCGATTGCAGTCATTGGTATAATAATTTATCACTTAAATAAGCAATGGCTTAGTGGCGGCTTTTTAGGTGTTGATACCTTTTTCGTGATTTCTGGCTATTTAATTACCAGCTTATTACTTAGCGAATATGAAGAAACAGGAACGATTAAAATAAAGCAATTTTGGCTCAGACGTATAAAACGACTATTACCAGCTTTATTAATATTAATTTTTACAGTTATCATAGCTACACTTATTTTTAAACCATCTCACATTGTCCAAATTAAACATGATGCATTTGCAGCCCTTTTCTATATGTCAAACTGGTGGTACATAGCAACAGATGTAAATTATTTTGAACAATTTGCATTTATGCCATTGAAACATTTATGGTCATTAGCTATTGAGGAACAGTTTTACTTATTTTTCCCATTCATATTAGTATTGTTATTATTTAAATTTAACAGCTACAAAAAAGTAACCCTTATATTATGGATTGTGTCATTAATATCATTAACTTTGATGATATTAATTTCACTGATGACTACGGGAAATTCACGTGTTTATTTCGGTACAGACACACGTTTACAAACAATATTATTAGGAGTGATTTTAGCTTTTGCTTGGCCACCATTTAAATTAAATGCTCAACCACCAAAAATTTTACAAATAATAATTGGTTCTGTTGGAACAAGTGCGCTACTTATTTTAATAACTTTATTTTTCACTGTGGAAGATGACAGTGCATGGATTTATAATGGTGGTTTTTACCTGATTTCAGCACTCACGTTATTAATTATCGCAAGTGCCGTACATCCTTCAAATGCTTTTGCACGCGTATTAGGTAATGAAGTATTTGTATACATAGGACAAAGATCATATAGTTTATATCTTTGGCATTTTCCAATAATAAGCTTTATCCATTCATATTACGTAGCAGGGCAATACCCACTTTATGTATTTATTTTGGATTTGATATTAACTGTCGCTTTAGCAGAAATATCTTACAGATATATAGAAGTACCTTTTAGAAAACATGGATTCCGTATATTTAGTTTTAATCACTTATTTAAGACTTCTTTAATTAGAACAATTGTTGCATTATGTGTTTGTGTACCAACGATATTAGTATTTTTAGGTGCTTTCGATAAATTAGGCAAAGATGATATAGCACATAAAAAAACTACTTTTCATTCAACTAATAATGGTAAGAAAATTGTTAAACCCAAACGTATAGATAATAATGAAGTTACAGACAAGCAGTCAAAATCTAAAAAAGATGTAAAAGACTTATCTCCATTATTACTAGGAGATTCCGTAATGGTAGACATTGGTGATACTTTCAAAGACAAAGTACCTAATGCTGATATTGATGGCAAGGTAGGAAGAAATCTATATGAAGCATTGCCACTAGTAAATAGTCAGTATAAAGATAAAACGCAAAAGGGCAATCAAGTTGTACTCGAGTTGGGTACGAACGGAGATTTTAGTAAGAGTCAATTGGATGAATTAATTACTAGATTAGGAGAGGCAGACATCTATTTGATTAATGTTAGAGTTCCTAGACCGTACGAACAACATGTGAATGATTTGCTAGCTCAAGCAGCAAAAGAACATTCAAATGTTAAATTAATAAATTGGTATGAAACTTCAGAAGGGCATACTGAATACTTTGCCCCAGATGGCATTCATCTAGAACAAAAAGGTGTAGATGCGTTAACAGATCTAATCGTTAATGCACTAAAAAAATAA
- the clpB gene encoding ATP-dependent chaperone ClpB, with product MDINQMTYKVQSVLQNAVEQAQTYELQNIEIEAILISALTETDSLYHNVLERANIDTDQLITQYENKLKNYPSVQGDNIQYGQYISPKANELLTKAESYMKEYDDDYISMEHLLLAAIEIDDTTKQAVANKAEVVREIIKKIRGGNHVTSQNPEVNYEALEKYGRDLVEEVRQGNMDPVIGRDEEIRNSIRILSRKMKNNPVLIGEPGVGKTAIVEGLAQRIVRKDVPESLLDKTIFELDLSALVAGAKYRGEFEERLKAVLKEVKDSDGRIILFIDEIHMLVGAGKTEGAMDAGNMLKPMLARGELHCIGATTLNEYREYIEKDSALERRFQKVNVSEPDVEDTISILRGLKERYEVYHGVRIQDRALVAAAELSDRYITDRFLPDKAIDLVDQACATIRTEMGSNPTELDQVNRRVMQLEIEESALKNESDNASKQRLQELQEELANEKEKQSEISSRVEQEKEKIAKLQEKRTELDESRKALEDAENNYNLERAAELQHGKIPELEKELRELEAAFQDEQNEDNDRIIREIVSDEEIGDIVSAWTGIPVSKLVETEREKLLNLADILHERVVGQDKAVDLVSDAVVRARAGIKDPQRPIGSFLFLGPTGVGKTELAKSLASTLFDSEKHMIRIDMSEYMEKHSVSRLIGAPPGYVGHDEGGQLTESVRRNPYSVILLDEIEKAHSDVFNVLLQILDEGRLTDSKGRNVDFKNTIIIMTSNIGSQVLLENVKDTGVITESTEKAVMESLNQYFKPEILNRMDDIVLFKPLSVDDMGMIVDKLLTQLNIRLLDQRISIEVSDEAKEWLGKEAYEPQFGARPLKRFIQSQIETPLARKMIRENLPEGTVVKVDLTEDGLTFDMENNETTNV from the coding sequence TTGGATATAAATCAAATGACCTACAAAGTGCAAAGCGTATTACAAAATGCGGTTGAGCAAGCTCAAACATATGAATTACAAAATATTGAAATTGAAGCCATACTAATATCAGCATTGACTGAAACTGATAGTTTATATCACAATGTTTTAGAAAGAGCAAATATTGATACAGACCAATTAATAACACAATATGAAAATAAATTAAAAAATTATCCTTCTGTACAAGGAGATAATATTCAATACGGACAGTACATTAGTCCAAAAGCAAATGAACTTTTGACTAAAGCCGAATCATATATGAAAGAATACGATGATGACTATATATCTATGGAACATCTACTGTTAGCTGCAATAGAAATTGACGACACAACAAAACAAGCAGTAGCAAATAAAGCAGAAGTAGTAAGAGAAATTATAAAAAAAATTAGAGGAGGGAATCACGTGACATCACAAAATCCAGAAGTGAACTATGAAGCTCTTGAGAAATATGGACGTGATTTAGTTGAAGAGGTCCGACAAGGTAACATGGATCCAGTTATAGGTAGAGATGAAGAAATTAGAAACTCTATAAGAATTTTAAGTAGAAAAATGAAAAATAACCCAGTACTTATCGGTGAACCTGGTGTAGGTAAAACTGCGATAGTTGAGGGCTTAGCACAAAGAATCGTACGTAAAGACGTTCCAGAATCATTACTAGATAAAACAATCTTTGAATTAGATTTAAGTGCACTTGTAGCTGGCGCTAAATACCGCGGTGAGTTTGAAGAACGATTAAAAGCAGTACTTAAAGAAGTTAAAGATTCAGACGGTAGAATCATTTTATTTATAGATGAAATACACATGCTCGTTGGTGCAGGTAAAACAGAAGGTGCAATGGACGCTGGCAACATGTTGAAACCTATGTTAGCTAGAGGTGAATTACACTGTATTGGTGCGACAACTTTAAATGAATATCGTGAATATATCGAAAAAGATTCTGCGTTAGAACGTCGTTTCCAAAAAGTAAATGTTTCTGAACCTGATGTTGAAGATACAATTTCTATTTTAAGAGGTTTAAAAGAACGTTATGAAGTATATCACGGCGTTAGAATTCAAGACCGCGCTTTAGTTGCTGCAGCAGAATTATCAGATCGTTATATTACAGATCGTTTCTTACCAGATAAAGCTATTGATTTAGTTGACCAAGCTTGTGCAACGATTCGTACTGAAATGGGTTCAAATCCAACAGAATTAGACCAAGTTAATCGTCGCGTAATGCAATTAGAAATCGAAGAAAGTGCATTGAAAAATGAATCTGATAACGCTAGTAAACAACGTTTACAAGAATTACAAGAAGAATTAGCTAACGAAAAAGAAAAACAATCTGAAATTTCATCTCGTGTAGAACAAGAAAAAGAAAAAATTGCAAAACTTCAAGAAAAACGTACAGAACTTGATGAAAGTAGAAAAGCACTAGAAGATGCTGAAAATAATTATAATTTAGAACGTGCAGCAGAACTACAACACGGTAAAATTCCTGAATTAGAAAAAGAATTAAGAGAGTTAGAAGCAGCATTCCAAGATGAACAAAATGAAGACAATGATCGCATTATAAGAGAAATCGTTTCTGACGAAGAAATAGGCGATATTGTAAGTGCTTGGACAGGTATTCCAGTTTCAAAATTAGTTGAAACAGAACGTGAAAAACTTTTAAACTTAGCTGATATTTTACACGAACGCGTTGTGGGTCAAGATAAAGCGGTAGATTTAGTATCTGATGCAGTAGTAAGAGCGCGTGCAGGTATTAAAGACCCTCAAAGACCTATAGGTAGTTTCCTATTCTTAGGACCAACTGGTGTAGGTAAAACTGAGTTAGCTAAGTCACTAGCCTCAACTTTATTTGATTCAGAAAAACATATGATTCGCATAGATATGAGTGAATATATGGAAAAACATTCAGTGTCACGTTTAATTGGAGCGCCTCCTGGTTATGTAGGCCATGATGAAGGGGGTCAATTAACTGAATCAGTTCGTCGTAATCCATATTCCGTTATTCTGTTAGACGAAATAGAAAAAGCACACAGCGACGTATTCAACGTGTTACTTCAAATTTTAGATGAAGGTCGCTTAACTGATTCTAAAGGTAGAAACGTTGATTTCAAAAACACTATCATTATTATGACTAGTAACATTGGTTCACAAGTCTTACTTGAAAATGTGAAAGATACTGGTGTTATTACAGAATCAACTGAAAAAGCTGTAATGGAAAGCTTAAATCAATACTTTAAACCAGAAATATTAAATCGTATGGATGATATAGTATTATTCAAACCATTATCTGTCGATGATATGGGTATGATTGTCGATAAACTATTAACACAATTAAACATTAGATTATTAGATCAACGCATATCTATTGAAGTTTCAGATGAAGCTAAAGAATGGTTAGGTAAAGAAGCATATGAACCACAATTTGGTGCAAGACCATTAAAACGTTTCATCCAATCTCAAATTGAAACACCATTAGCAAGAAAAATGATAAGAGAAAACTTACCTGAAGGAACTGTTGTAAAAGTTGATTTAACTGAAGATGGATTGACTTTCGACATGGAAAACAACGAAAC
- a CDS encoding metal-sulfur cluster assembly factor, with amino-acid sequence MDEGLKDNILNALEMVIDPELGIDIVNLGLVYKVDVDDEGLCTVEMTLTSMGCPLGPQIINQIKMVLAELPEIQDTEVNIVWNPPWDKEMMSRYAKIALGIG; translated from the coding sequence ATGGATGAAGGTTTAAAAGATAATATTTTAAATGCCTTAGAAATGGTAATTGACCCTGAGTTAGGTATTGATATTGTTAACTTAGGTTTAGTATATAAAGTAGATGTAGACGATGAAGGTTTATGTACGGTAGAAATGACATTGACTTCTATGGGCTGTCCGCTTGGACCGCAAATTATTAACCAAATAAAAATGGTATTAGCTGAATTACCTGAAATTCAAGACACAGAAGTAAATATCGTATGGAATCCACCATGGGATAAAGAAATGATGTCTCGCTATGCAAAAATAGCATTAGGTATTGGATAA